Sequence from the Chloroflexota bacterium genome:
GTGGCCACGCGCGTCTACTTGAAGAAGAACCGCGCCAAGATCGAAATCGGTCTGGCGCGGGGCAAAAAGCAATATGACAAGCGCGATACCATCGCCGCCAGGGATGCCAAGCGGGAGATCGATCGCGCCGTGAAGCAACGCTGAAGCAAACTTCGCCTTATAACTAGGCCCCTTCCCGGCCGGGATCGGCCGCCTCACGAATCGCGACCGGCCGCGCCTCATCCAGCGAACGCGTGGCCGCCACGGCAATCGCCGTCGCCGCGCGCGCATCGAGCGCCGAAACCGCCGGCGCCGATCCGCTTGACACACACGCCACAAAGCTGCGCATCTCGGCCACGTACGCCTCGCCGTATCGCTCCATGAAGTACGGCACGCCGTCGTGCGCAATGTGATTCGCGGTCAGGACAAGTAACGGCGTGTGCTGCAACCGCCCGATCATCAGGCTGCCGCGCGAGCCAATCACCTCGGTGCGAATGTCGTAGCCGTATACGGCGTTGCGGCTCAGGTCGATGTTGCCGATCGCGCCGTTGGCGAACTTTAGGTTGACGACGGCGTTGTCGATGTCGCCCACGTCGGCCAGTTCCGGGTAGACCAGGCAGCCGCCCTCGCTATACACCCGTTCAACCTCGCTGCCCATCAGCCAGCGCGCGCTGTCGAAATCGTGCACTCCCATGTCGGCAATCATGCCGCCGCTGTTCTCCCGCCGCGCAAAGTCCAGGCTGGTGCGCTTGGGGTCCCGCCCCAGCGATTTGATCATTACTGGTTGGCCGATGGTCCCGGCGTCAATGTGCTGCTTTGCCGCCAGATAGGCCGGGTCAAAGCGCCGCATGAGGCCGACCTGCAGGATCACGCCCGCTTGCTGCGCCGCGGCAATGGCCTGGTCGCACTCGGCCAGCGTCATGGCCAACGGCTTCTCGCAGAAGATCGATTTGCGCGCTTGCGCCGCATCCGCAATCACGGCGGCGTGCGTGCCGGTCGGCGTCACGATCACCACGGCGTCAACCTGCGGGTCGTCGAGCATGCGCCGGTAGTCACCCACGGCTGCTGCGCCGAGCGGCACGGCGACCGCCGCCGCGCGCGCGGCGTCCGCATCGGCCACGACAGTCAAACGCGCGCCGGGCACCCGGTGTACCAGGTTCTCGGCATGCACCTGCCCCATGCGGCCGGCGCCGATTAATCCAATGTTAATGGTCATTAGACGGTTCCCATTGCGCCAGAGCGCATGTCAAGGGCCGGTTGGCGCCCCGGCCCTGATGGAATTGGCATGAGATTTGCGGCAGACTCAGGGCTGTGCGGGGGCGAAGCGGTATCCGGCACCGCGTTCGGTGAGTACATACGCGGGGCTCGAGGCGTTTTTCTCGATTTTCTGGCGCAGCCGGCGCACGTGCACGCGCAGCGTGTCTTCGAAGATCTCTTCCATCGGCCATAGCCGGCGCAGCAGGAAATCGTTGGTGACCGTGCGCCCGCCGTTGCGCATGAGTATATACAACAGCTTGGACTCCGTCGGCGTCAGC
This genomic interval carries:
- the iolG gene encoding inositol 2-dehydrogenase — translated: MTINIGLIGAGRMGQVHAENLVHRVPGARLTVVADADAARAAAVAVPLGAAAVGDYRRMLDDPQVDAVVIVTPTGTHAAVIADAAQARKSIFCEKPLAMTLAECDQAIAAAQQAGVILQVGLMRRFDPAYLAAKQHIDAGTIGQPVMIKSLGRDPKRTSLDFARRENSGGMIADMGVHDFDSARWLMGSEVERVYSEGGCLVYPELADVGDIDNAVVNLKFANGAIGNIDLSRNAVYGYDIRTEVIGSRGSLMIGRLQHTPLLVLTANHIAHDGVPYFMERYGEAYVAEMRSFVACVSSGSAPAVSALDARAATAIAVAATRSLDEARPVAIREAADPGREGA